From Saccharibacillus brassicae:
TAGTCCTCGGCTACCGCAAAATAGGTCTTGTTGAACCAGCCGTCGTCGTGCGCGTAATAAGCGAAGCGGGCCAACGGCAGGTCGTCAAGCGTTTCCGCCAGATGCCCGAACAACAGCAGCTCCGCGATCTGCGGCCGCGTCAGCCTATTCAAATCTTCTTTCCGCTCCACATCAACCCAGCAAAAATCCCCGTACCCGTATACGTCGTCTTCGATCAGCCTCCCGATTTCCGCGGCGGTCACGTACTCCAATCCCGTATGGGGATTCCACTTGGCGGCATCGAAACGGTGGTTCAGCAGCAGCAGATTCGCAAGCGGCGGCTTCACCCCCGACAGGAATTCCGCGAATTCGATTCCGTAGGCATAACAGAATAGGTCGTCCGCATGCGGACGGCTAACGTAGATCAGGTCCCGGCAGTCTTCGCTGTTCACGACCGATGCCCGCCTGTCCGCTCCAGCCGCGCTTCCCACTCCCGAATCGCGTCGCGGGTGGCGTCTCCGGTCTGCCGGATAAAATCTTCGACGATCGCCATCGTCACGTATTTCGGTTCGGACTCCGGCCTGTGGGTCGGCTCTTCGAACCAATGCAGCGTACGCAGCCGCCATTCGTCCACTTCGCGTTCGGTCAGCAGCGGCGGCACCCCGCGAGCGGGAACGCGCAGTAGGCCGGCCCGGATCTCGTCGGTCCACGCCGAAGTCTCGTATAAGCGAAAATCGATCCCGTCCGTATCGACATAATACGTATTCTTGATCTCGCCGGGCGGCAGTCCATCCCGCTGCGTCTGCCGCTTGAAGTCCTCGTATATGCTTTGTCCCCACAAATAATCGGTCAGCACGTGGGCAAAATAGCCCTGGACGTAAACCCGCCACTCCGGCTCGTCGCTTAGGCCAAGATACGACGCGTATTCCCGCTCCAGAATGTCAGGCGTCGTTTCTTTGCCGCCAAAATGGGTGCGCACCTTGTCCTCCCTGCCAGCTCCGGCCCGCATATGAATAGCATCCGGCGCGATGCTCCCCAATGCAAAAGCTTCGGGAACGCCGCCTCCTTCGAAATAGCGGACGGCGACGCCCAAATGAACCATCGGTAACGGCATGTTCAGTCTTCCTTTCCGACTTGCAGAATGATTTTCCCGATATTGCGGTTCTCTTCCATATGGCGCTGCGCTTCGATCGCCTGCTCCAGCGGAAAGACCGTATCGACGATCGGCTTGATCTCGCCCCGTTCGATACGCGGGAAGACTTCGGACACAAAATCGGCGGTCAGCCGCGCTTTGTAAGCGTCGCTGCGCGGAGTGAGCAGCGTTCCGGTCAACTGCACGCATTTGGACATGAGCGCGAACAGATTGACCTGCTCCACCTGCACGCCGCCCAAAATGCCGATCAACACCCAGCGTCCTTCTTTTTTGATGCTGGCCAGATTTTTGTCCCAATAGTCCGCGCCGACGAAATCGAGGATCAGATCGACGCCCTGGCCGTCTGTCGCTTGCAGCACTTCTTGTTCAAAAGACTGCGTCTTGTAATTGATCCCGACGTCCGCGCCCAGGTTCCGGCAGAAGTCGAGCTTCTCTTCGGAACCGGCCGTGACGATCACCTGCGCCCGGCTCAACGTTTTGGCCAATTGGATCGCCGCGGTTCCGACGCCGCTCGCTCCCGCGTGGATCAGCACCGATTCATGCGGCTGAAGCCGGCCGATCCAGTACAGCGTCTGATACGCCGTCAGGAACACCTCCGGCACGGCCGCCGCCTCGGCAAACGAATACGCGTCCGGAATCTTCATCGCGCGCTCCGCCGGCATGACCGCGTATTCCGCGTAGCCGCCGCCGTTGACGAGCCCCATCACGCGGTCGCCCGGCGCAAAGCCCGAGTTCCCGTCCGCCTGCTCGACAACTCCTG
This genomic window contains:
- a CDS encoding NAD(P)H-quinone oxidoreductase gives rise to the protein MKAIIVEHKQPEQANGLTLTELPAPIPAEGELLVKVRAAAVNRTDIVTREGQSGYAVNPVLGVEIAGVVEQADGNSGFAPGDRVMGLVNGGGYAEYAVMPAERAMKIPDAYSFAEAAAVPEVFLTAYQTLYWIGRLQPHESVLIHAGASGVGTAAIQLAKTLSRAQVIVTAGSEEKLDFCRNLGADVGINYKTQSFEQEVLQATDGQGVDLILDFVGADYWDKNLASIKKEGRWVLIGILGGVQVEQVNLFALMSKCVQLTGTLLTPRSDAYKARLTADFVSEVFPRIERGEIKPIVDTVFPLEQAIEAQRHMEENRNIGKIILQVGKED